In Nymphaea colorata isolate Beijing-Zhang1983 chromosome 10, ASM883128v2, whole genome shotgun sequence, the genomic stretch AAATGGGAAGCACAAATCACATTTCCCTATATACAGAATTGTGCCCCTCAATCTTTATAACCGTAcgagttcatttcttttttgatataatatcatatttttaaattttattgaaaaaaagttGCCATATAATATATACAGGCACACGCAAACACCTagaaagtaaacaaaaaatttcttgtcATTAAACCACCTTGCGGAACAAGGGTAGTAAGCTACGTTGCTGTCTACAATGAGCACGTCAATGTTCTCATCCCCAACACACTCATGAGCTGAGTGCATGCGTGCATTTTTGTGAGTGAAAATATAAAACAATCCGATGCAAGTAAATATAAAACAATCACTTGAAAGCAACAACATTGCAACGACCAAAGCACTTCCAGAGTTCGCATCTCTATTGACTAAATGGATTTTGAATTCCAATCCACAAAAAATTATGACCTTTTCATaataattttgtaattttcaacaTGGCCTTGAAAAGTACATATTCTCTCAGGCTTCAAGTAAAAATAAAGGATTTAGCGTGTTCCACATCGCCACTGGGCAGCGACAGAAAGCCTTCTGCTGGCACATCTCTTCTTGCTTCTAGCGGGCTTAGGAGAAAAGGAGTAAAAGGTCAGAACAGGAGAGAAGCACCGGAGCAAAGAAGAGATGCTTGATAGCCAGTAGTTCATCTATAGGCCAGATGGCCGACCTTGATTGCTGCTGCAACCGAACACCTTCTCTTGGTTTGCCTTTGAACTGGGAGAGGGTTCATGGACTAATTCTACATACATCTTGCACATAATTTTAGCAACGAGAAGGAACGACCACCTGTTGGATTAGAATATACACTACTCATccaccaaaattttataaactagATCCAATGGGCGGAAATGATGCCATAGTCAAAGAACTTTATCCCCTTGTTCCTTCACCATTCCATTGTTGCAAGCATCCTCTGAATCTAATTTTACCTGTCGAGGAATGACAAACAAATGAATCTTGAAGAAGATAAAAACTGgaagttaataaaaaattatacttgTTTCAGATGGCCCAGCAAAGCTCCATGTATCAGTTTCTGAAGTTTGTCACATTGATCAACCATGTGCCCTGAGTTCTTCAGGTCCTGAAGCTCGCACCACAAACGCTCAATTGCTGTGTATGGAAACCAAACAGAGGACATTTTTTTGCGGTTTAAAATGTTGGCCATTCTCTGTAAAGGCGAACCatcaaaggagaaaaaggttagGGAGGCGGGTAACATCAGaagcaaaaaaattatgcatacaTAAGAAAATAACTAAACATCTATCTAAGAATCATTAGCAGcaagtttgatgaaaaataaatattattgtGGCATATGGCAGTGCCAATCTAGTAGCATATTCTTGGCTTATATGAGAATTACCCCAGATGCAAATGATTCAAGGTACTCCACCAATAAATTTGCAGCCTCCTTATACCGACCATAGTCTACAAATAATCGGAACAGTGTTGCTGGGTCAGACTCACTGCCAGTCATACCCCAAGATGTTACCTTTCTTTCATCCTGCAAGTTCACCACTAGATTTTTAAATTACTATGCAGTTGATCCAAGTACTAGAGAAGggcacaaaaaattgatatggGTAACCTTGAACATGTGAATCAGCCAAAGGGGTAACTCAATCTGAGGATCAGCATGCAGAAGTGTTTCTGCAACAGTTACTGGCAATCTTGGATGCAATTGCTTGTATTTCTCCTGAATTGAGACAAACTTAAGTGAAACATGAATTCAACAGGTCCTGGCCTCTCAGGAAGCAAATAACACATAAAACGATATGTAGCAAATACCAATTcctttaacaaaaaattttcaacgAGCAGCCACTCACCTACCATAGCCAAGACATTTGAATCCCATGTTATTCTAGTCTCCCTCAAAACCCaaggtaaaaataaaaacttgaaactGCAAAGGACAGACCAAATAATCCAAAGTATCAACCAAATGTGGTGCAAAAGGAAGGACACTGCAGGAGTTTTCAGAGAAAATTTCATGAAAGCATCTCAGCACCATGTGCTACTATATTTCTTCACACGTGTACAATGGATATGAAAATCTGGATCTGGTCTTATTCAATGATAATGCCAAGTTTCTTGGTGCTTAGAATCCATAGCCCAGAAGGTCATCAATTATACATCTGCTTAGCCTTGCTTCCCTTTTCCACTCTCTTCGTATTGCCGGTAATATAATATTTCATCAGCAAGCTGGCAGATAGTCAGGATACTATTACTAAGTCAAATTGGTACATCAGCAAGGTTCCCGTACAAGTGTTGCCATAACCATACAAGCGTCATTGTACTTGTAATAAAAaagggtacttggacacacttgggtactttttagaTCGAAACTGATTCAAGCTACTTAATTTTACttcatttagtttttttctaaCTCAATTTCCATTCTGTTTTTGAGAGTTactgttcattaacatgtaatgttttttatttatcactttttttatttttgcttctattttcatttttatgatattttgcatatatatatatatatatatatatatatatatatatatatatcctatcGTATCCccatacccacattttctaaactTATCATGCATGTACCCGTACACATGTGACTTAGCTAAGATATCACCAGCTGGCTCCAGCTAACTCGTGAAAAATTACCAGCTTACATCTAGAGCTTGTTCATGAAACATGAAACACTTGTAAGCAAACTCCTCaagtaatttaaaaacaaaaatacaaataaaaataaaaattacaaaaattcagaaaactgCAAATTCACTTTTCAAACTGGGATTAGAAAAACCACTAGTGGATTAGCCCAGAGGCATATCTCAGGCATCAAACCTGACCTATTAACTTAAAAATCTTGAATCTCTTGATCTAACCCACCTGGCCAGGTATACAGAACTTTTGGCTGAGAAAACCTCATTAGTCAACTGAACAGTTCCCAAGAATACCATGGGCAAGGACATAGCTTCTATAGCTTAACCAGTAGTGTGGTCAAATTCAAACTAACAATGAGAAGTCGAGGACACAtgataaataaatgaaatttggtCAACCGTAGAACTGAGACAAACACTCACAAGATAAAGCTCAAGAGTTCTCCAATTGCTATGAACTGTGGTATGATGAGGAACCATGCCTTTCTCAAGTGCACCATGATTATCAGGTCCTTCTTCTGACAGTGTCAAGAGAAGACTATTTAAATGTATTCCACtccttaaagaaagaaagaaaaaccaatcAGAAGATAGGACCAAAataagaacttaagcaagacaCTAttatgttttccaaataaagaaagaaattagaCAAATAGTATGGAAAGACAATGTATAACAATATAGACCTGTTTGAACAACAGCATTGTGAAATTTCAGCGAAGACCCTTTCCAGTTGCCTGAAAGCCCAATTATAATCAGTAAGCCATCATAAGCGCGTGAATGCCAAATGGAAAAGCATGAGGTGCAAGAAACACTTGTTGCAACCTGGACGATGACATATACCTTTTCATTTCTGAACCCTTCCAGAACTTAAGAATGACTGTGAATGCCGTGTCATATAGGCCTGTCTGAATAAGCAGATTCAGTAAAGAATCCAGGTCTGAATGACTACctgcaaaaagaataaaaaactaagCCAAACCCTTTATAATGGATCAAAAAGGTTCCAGATTTGGTCATAAGAGTTTTTTCCCCAATACATCCTGAGTAGATAATTTATTCCCATACGTGAAATTTTTTATATCTCTTTGACCAGTTACAGACACTGTAGCTGGGTCAAGAGACCTAGTTTCTTACCAGGGTCATAAAACTGTATTGCTAGTATCCTCATTCCTAGGAACTACACATGCTTCAGCTCGTGCAGAAAGCTGACACCTACAGAGCTTGACAACTGTCCAATCTAACAGTTGAAGCCTGACACGGTGACACCACTTGCCAAACCCCTTGGAGCACCTAGATATGTAATTTCCAAGATCACAGTTAATGAATTAGTACACTAACCTGCAGGCGTGATCTTTACATTTGCTAATGCAAGCAAATATTCTGCCGATGTTATCACATACTCATTTTCAAGTTCATCAATGTTAATGTAGGACTTCTGTTGTTGGAATTGCCAATCAACATCTactgcaaataaaaaaaaaaaaatcattgcacAAAGGAAATAGCAACATGAGCATAAAAAAACACTAATAAGATTCAGCAAAACAGCTAAATAAATCAAGTAAATAAGTTCGAAATGATCATTGGAGTGTCATACCATCCTCATTTACTGACTTTCGAGCTTTTTTGTTGGGTGAATGCTGGTCATGAGGCATATGGCTTTCTTGATATGAATCAATCCAAGAATAAGCAGGATGAACAAGATGCAATGCATTAACTGCAGCAGCTAATGAATGAAGTCTCTCTTCCAATGTCAAGGATAGATGTGAATTGTCTTTAgatgtcttttcctttttcaatcgCACAGCATATCGATACATGAAACTAGCTGCCCTGCGCCAATTGTGCCGATGCATTTGAATAGCATAAAGCAGTTTGTAAATATTTGGCTTCCCCATAATGTCCGAGCATTCAGCCTGTAAATAAATCAACTATAAGTATAGCAAGAAAATGCATATCACAGCAACAAAAGTGATGATGGAGTTGGTTAACGTACAGACAACACACCTTCCAAACTAGCTCCTGCTCAACCTTTTCCATCAGCCCGACAAATGGTAGTTCACCATCACATAGAAGCTGCAGAGAACACATtagaagaaaaatcaatttttaaggAACTAGAAGGTTCTACTAAGGTTTGGCTGTAAAATATAAGCAGGCACGTATAAGAAAATGAAGCATTAAATTGTCAGCAACATCAGACAAATAACCCATCACAAATGAAATGTGAGTCAATGTTTAAAGACCTACACAATGAACATCTATGACCTTCATCCTTTAGACTTTACAGCATGCCATTtgttttgatgtgtgtgtgtgtatgagaaagagagagagagagagagagacagacagaaagagagagagagagagagttcgaCCGATAGCACCAAATAAGAAGTAAAGCCAAATTAACCATGCTCAGAATAAATGGTgtggaagaaagaaggaagccCACAACCTTGTGCATGGAAGTATCTCATAGGCAATCTGCTCTGCTCTGATCTGATCTGAGATCCCCTCAGTTTTTAAGGCCAGACCCTTGTACATGAGGATATGATGCCCTTGCACACATCCAGAAACATAATCTTGGTTTATTGATATTGATATACCGAAGGAGATTTTCTACTGAAGCCTCAGATTTACTGAAGTCTCAGATTTATAAATAAAAGAGGTGATTAGATCGCTCTCTTTATGCTATCTCCTCTTCATGATTTAGCAAATCATGTAACACAACCATGTTCCTGGTCGGGTCAAGATTTTGCCTTCATTGTGTGACGCAATGATAAATCCAGTGTTACACACTCACAAGTAGCACAAGATTCATTTTGCATCAGGGTTAGAGTTTCTTAAAATAAGTCATTTGAAAGATCCTTACATCTGCAAAAGCAATTTCACTTGCCAAACAAAGCAGTGGAAATTAATGACTTGACATCCTACATTGCTATAATGAACATccaaagaaaatattgcatCATACCTTACTGTTTTCATGTGCAAAGGGTAACCAGCATGACAAATAACAATTTTCAAGAATGAATGCATacagtttttctctttaaaaattCAAGCATGAATGCATacagtttttctctttaaaaattGTCATGTCAAGAATGTACAAGACTACCTCGAATGCACCATGCTCACATAGAACAATTATGAAGCGTCGTAAGCAGATATGCTTGCTTTCCTCATCAGGATTTGAAATAATGGCGCTATATGCATCACTGTAGTGGCTGAGATCCAAGTTGAATTTGAAGATATTTGCCCAAAGCCTTCCTCTTATTGTAGCTGCAGATTCAGGAAGAGCTCCACTGTGGAGTTGATTTTCCAATTGGACAACTTCGTCCACCTGTTCAAGTGCGGCAAGGGCAAACTGACAAGCAGCTTCATTCAAATTGTACTGCTcaaagaactgcatcacccacTGGTAGTAATTAAGTTTCCATGCCACTGCAGAGCTCGCACCTGCAGAAAATGTAAACATGACTAAGAAAAATAGGATAAATGATAAGGATAGCCCCAGGGATGAGAGGGACAACCAACCTGATGCTTCATCTATAAGATCATATGCCAATGGTGAATGGACATAAGCTCAAAAACATCAAGCTACTGCACTCCTCAACAGATAAATAGGTACATCAACATGATTTTCAATAATAGAAGagggttcaaacttcaaagtaaAACCCAGAACCTCCTAAACGATAAATCTTTGTCTCACCTAGCCAACCCAACTAGATGAAGGGCCAGCAACTGGAGTCATCATAACAAGGTAAATGTACTGGAAGGTGTGGCCGTCAACTCCCCTTCAAGGGGAGCTAATTTTTGTGGATTGGTTTGACATTGTTCGTAAGAACTAAGACAGACGTTGTTGTTAATATTAGCTATCATACCAGGACACTGCAAGTTTGGCGGGAAGGACAACCTTTGAAAAGCTTGATAAGCTCCTTCTACAGCTGCAGCTCTGTATACATTTGCATGACAACAGTTAAGAAAAGGAgaatatataatttaaaagacaaaattaaTTATACACAATGTATAGCACTTGATTAATATATTCTTAGAATGCACGTGTTGCTAGCAAAATATTTGAGGCGCATGTGGCACGCCAATGGCTTAGTTACTTTATCATTTACTTTGGAATATGACCAGTTAGAAGTATTTGCAAACAGATGTGGAAACAAAGTAAGTTAAACATTGATTTGCCAATTAACAATTCCACATTCATTAGCACGAATAATTTACGCATAATCATATGCATACATCAAGGTTATACAACCCAAATAACTCGGACCCAACTCAGAGTGGGTTGACCTGTAACTTGCTGCATCAACTTGCTAACTCAGTCAGGCCATGAGGCCCATGACACACTTTTTTCAATGTAGAGTATAAGCACGTATTTATGCAATATTATGTTTTCCAATGTAGAGTATAAGCACATATTTATGCAATATTAGTATACCAATATTATCTACGATGTATACAATAATGCATATATCATACCAATATTGTCTACGATGTATACAATAATGCATATATCCCTGTCAAATGTAATCCCTTCACAATATATCTACCATAATTTCATTACTAGCATACATATCATTTTACACGAAGGGACAATGTTGTGAAGCCATAAAGTACCTCAAGATGCAGGTATCAAAGAACAAAGTCCTAAACCAATATGATACAGCCTCCCTATTGAGACTAAATCATTGATCAGACCACAACATGATGTATCGGCCCAAATCGGGCGATATTTACCATATATGATCCATACAAATAAGACTTCAtagaatttttcatttcttttctaacaagaaaaacaacaagacATTTAAACAGTTTTTATACTACCAAGGGTCATTTATTCCTCTTCTTTTGCATTCTCCCTCATTCTAGGGTGTCCTATTTTTCTATTCTATTGGTGCCTTTTGTTTTTGattgtttgattgttttaaaggtttattttcactttttttcgctgaaaaatgtttcttttcatCTTACAATGCAAAGAAACCTATATAACATCTCTAAAGATACGGATTCTGATACAATTTTACAAAAACCGACAGCTTTCATAGAACATGGACATTATATTTTGCATGTAAGATAGATATGCATGGAATCTTTATATGGTAAGCACAATCATTTGGTTTGACTTGACCTACGCCAGCTGAGTTGCACTAAGGCTTGACTGATTCAGCCAACCAAGTCATTCCATGATTTAGTCGGACCCTGCCAACTCCTGGTTGTTCATGCTTTTGCCCAGGTACATGACCAAGTCAATCAAGCCACGGAAACCATACAAGTCCTTCAAACACAGATATACATAAGATATGCAACACGCATACATCCATACAAACACATACAGACACATAGACATACGTGTACACACACATagatgtttgtgtgtgtgtgtgtgtttgtgtatatgAGAAGCTAAATAATGGCTTTTATAATCTTAACAGCCTTAGCCAACATGTCTCGCTCGCATGAATATCTCATCTTTAGAATTTAATGAGAGAGATAGACACAGTGGCCAGAAACTCAGAGTTACCATGTTTTAGAGAAATCAGGATAGAGTTTCCCATTATgtgtgttagagagagagagagagagagagagagctagtgATGGTGCAAAAGTACTAGGGTTGCAGTATCAGTTCTACAAAAATAACATGCATGACTGAAGTCCAAAGCAGCACTTCTGGAGACTTCTGAAGAACATTTTACCAGCCTGTctcaaggagaaaaaagtggGCAAGTTTAACAGTTATCAACCCAAGTGGAAACTCCAATTATACAAATATAATGCTACCAATGCAATTCATTAAAAAGAACATCACTAAAGACATCATACTGCAACCATTAcaggaaggaaaaagggaagaacGAAACAAGTTAGAAGCAGTATAAATCTAgagaataaaacaaaatttaatcAGAGTTGCCACCTGAAGAAACAATGAACAGCTTCATGAACTTTTTGATCTTTAAGTAACTGAATTCTGCTACAATGGGCCCGCACAAGCAAACAAAAGCCAAGGAGATAAAGGCACACACTCCATTCAACATCACCATTTTGGATGTCTTGTGATATCAACTTCTTGTGTGACGCATCAATCGTAACTATTAGGCTCTTCATATaacaaaacaacaaagaaagtaTAAGCAATATAGACTTCGTAAAGAAAACTTGAACAAACAttattataaagaaaaataagaacctCAGCAGCTTCATATTGGTTATGCACAATTAGAATTACTGCCAAATGAATCACATGACTGACGGAAAATGAAGATTCATCTCTAGCCCTGCCTGAAAGAACCCAGCTGACAAAATTTTGCAACAAACGAGTAAATGTCAAGGGCCCAATAAATGAACGAGATGTGAGATGGCTGTGCTCCTCAGCATGACTTGGATACTCAAGTAACAAGATGCAGCAAACTGTGAAGTTGTGTGCACCAAGTCTGTCATGCCTTAATCTCCTATCATTTTTGTTATCTGATAAAagtaaggaaataaaaaaaaaacatattacaGAGTGACAAAAGTAAGAGTCAAAtcatagaacaaaaaaaaaacataaaataaatgaaataagtTCAAAGCTACGTCTGAAACTAATCCAAAAGTACCCATGTGGCTTGCATGGAGAAAATATGATGGAGCAATAACACCATAAGAGTTAGCAACTTTTACATAGCAAATCACAAAAACCATGATACATGCTGCAAGAGAAGTACCGATATGCAGTGATGAAAGTTGATAACTGAAGTCCTCCAAAGCAACACTCTCAGACGGTCTCGATGCCAGCATATGCACGATAAACCACCGCAAAAGGATATTTTGAATCAGAGGGATTAAgtcaagttttatttttgatGAATCATCAAAACTCATCTGAACCTGggacaagaaaaggaaaatgatttttttgttacaGAAGCTCAATAAGTTTGATCGTCTCTTTCAAAAGGAACACAGAAACAAACATAAGCTCAATGggttagttttttttaattttcttgtcttttttcttcaagtttccttttttctccttaaCAATGAAACATGCACTATCTGGTCAAATGTTGCATTTGAACAGGAAAGAATGATCTGACATAGTGTAGTCCTCGTGGAAGAATAAACCGAATAAAGAAGAGAAAGCAAAAACAAcagaaagcaaagaaagaaacaaaaggagatAACAAGAATAAATTAGGGTCTTCTATTAATCTCTTCACTCCCCCTCCAAATGAACTACATGTCTCCCTTAAATAGGTCTCTAACtactttggattttggatccattatTGGGACAAAAGATCCAATTTCAacttaataaatgaaaaataaataatcaaataaataaatcaaatcagctaaattcaaatatgatgaATAGCTCCTGAATCAAGCACCTTCTTCACATCCGAAAATATTGATAGTGGCATGGTTGCTTGATGGTTAATGTAGAGCCTTAGGCAACACATTGCATTAAAACCACCAGGAGAAATatgcatcaaacaaaaaaaaaatcctccttTACTCTGATAAGTGATAATGATACATCTTTTTACTCCATATAGAATTCTAAATAGGAATCTCCAGGAACATAGGTTGTCTACAAAACTACCGTTCACAAACAACAAGGTAAGTTTAGgtaattcatttttcaaatattgttgATCTACCAAGTAAATGGGCTCCTTAAGTACAGCAGTTCTTTATGATATATGTGGCAttacaaattttatattattcACAAGTTTCATTGTGAAGAATCCCAAGGAATACAGATCTTCAAAACAACTAGCATTTAAAACAGTCAACAGGGCATAAATTGTTCATGTTTAAGGTATCAACTTGGGCAATAGTTCTCCTAACACAGCAACCCATGTGATGCCATGTCAAACACAACATTAAGATactgacaacaaaaaaaatcaccaaaagaaTCACAAATATTTCAGATAAAACAACCTCACTCAACAGTAAACTTGAAACTCACCTGGCCTTGGACATTGCATATATGTCCTAGGAAAACAAGCAGACCACAAGCAGATTCAAACATCACTCTTGCAAAATGAGATACAGAAACAGCCAACAAGGAAGTATTGACATTAGACAATCCTTTTGCATCTACCGCCAGTCTAACATCCCCTTTTCTGCAAATAAGTCTCTTCACATAATTTTCAACTACATTTAATACTCTTGTCCAACTACCAGCTTTGTTGTATAATGCGGTCAGAGATAACAATGAATTGATAGAAAATTTTCTCTGCTTTGTATGTTGTGCTTGTTTCTTCTCCCAAATTGAATCAACTCCAAAGACAGATATATAATGTTCTGTAGTTGATAAATCATACCCCCTTTCAAGTATCTTTAGGATGCAAGACATAGCATCATCAAAAGAAATACTAAGAGGATTCACCAGTGATTCATAAAGTACAGGAGCTGCAGCTTCACCCAAATGTTGGCTGATGTAACTAGCAAACTTAAGCACTTTGAAGAGAATCTCACAATCAAGAACGTCATCGGACAAATTCACCCCTATGTCCACAAAATCACTAAATGCACCAAATGACCCTAACATAAAAGGAAGAAACATGTCAACAAATGATTCAGAGAAATTAAGGGACAAAAGGCTCCATATAGTGTATTGACTCCTACCATATGCAAGGATTTCAATGTCTTCCAAGCAACGAAATAAAGAGAGTGAGTTTTTTCTGATTAAACCCACAGCTCCCGTCGAATTGTCAATAAGTAAACCATATGGTATGCAGTTCTGACACCAACACTGGAAATAATTGCTGCAAAACCTTTTCCAACTACATGCTATTGAAAATGGGTTTGCCGCATCCCCCTGAATTATCG encodes the following:
- the LOC116261811 gene encoding nuclear pore complex protein NUP160 isoform X3, translating into MSTAAEPAAPVVRFVEVPVIGSDSVQWVDVTVPSSAEDSGEPCAPTTENAAGYAVVGDLPVYLVWRIHKDSPNFLELLELCGSNEFPKCGLRLMFQNALCPFAFICGNKIQGSAGGAYVYVLTVSGFAYLFRLRNLGAYVSGSVFPENDLMVVDLRAQNSQDVKTTRISALPGLLVLGRSDGSVGCFEFGTPVPGSQSSTYELRDVGLSRIWGLVSRTNVSSSVWSLALSEVHGRKLVYVLHADGSMRVWDLNGRLKIFSHNLGLPEIAGYHPIRFWVSDANNDDGEMFIATLYGSESGQEVVVVHGLHISLANKLSLALTSSIRHVVLDKGRLIDLRISCNKLWILKKDGMVFNFFHVELDTGSTYLYSLQEAFVADQLFQVSADSIDDLMYTSCSISSSMKDSSAQVMSSCLLHRLLQPGVYQHAALVASIQNHKHRLTNSVTPVPSDALRKEILSLIEGEGDAANPFSIACSWKRFCSNYFQCWCQNCIPYGLLIDNSTGAVGLIRKNSLSLFRCLEDIEILAYGSFGAFSDFVDIGVNLSDDVLDCEILFKVLKFASYISQHLGEAAAPVLYESLVNPLSISFDDAMSCILKILERGYDLSTTEHYISVFGVDSIWEKKQAQHTKQRKFSINSLLSLTALYNKAGSWTRVLNVVENYVKRLICRKGDVRLAVDAKGLSNVNTSLLAVSVSHFARVMFESACGLLVFLGHICNVQGQVQMSFDDSSKIKLDLIPLIQNILLRWFIVHMLASRPSESVALEDFSYQLSSLHIDNKNDRRLRHDRLGAHNFTVCCILLLEYPSHAEEHSHLTSRSFIGPLTFTRLLQNFVSWVLSGRARDESSFSVSHVIHLAVILIVHNQYEAAESLIVTIDASHKKLISQDIQNGDVEWSVCLYLLGFCLLVRAHCSRIQLLKDQKVHEAVHCFFRAAAVEGAYQAFQRLSFPPNLQCPGASSAVAWKLNYYQWVMQFFEQYNLNEAACQFALAALEQVDEVVQLENQLHSGALPESAATIRGRLWANIFKFNLDLSHYSDAYSAIISNPDEESKHICLRRFIIVLCEHGAFELLCDGELPFVGLMEKVEQELVWKAECSDIMGKPNIYKLLYAIQMHRHNWRRAASFMYRYAVRLKKEKTSKDNSHLSLTLEERLHSLAAAVNALHLVHPAYSWIDSYQESHMPHDQHSPNKKARKSVNEDVDVDWQFQQQKSYINIDELENEYVITSAEYLLALANVKITPAGSHSDLDSLLNLLIQTGLYDTAFTVILKFWKGSEMKRQLERVFAEISQCCCSNRSGIHLNSLLLTLSEEGPDNHGALEKGMVPHHTTVHSNWRTLELYLFQVFIFTLGFEGD